The Metarhizium brunneum chromosome 3, complete sequence DNA window TCCCAAGACGCGCTACCATGCACTTACTCATTTGCAAGTGCGTGTGGTCCTCTCCAACCTCGACATTCACACCATCGGCCCCCTCTCGCTTCTCCCCCTCTTCGTCACCGAGTTCTTCAAGTCTCTTCCTTTTACAACTTCTTCATACACGGCGCAGAATCTTTCTCGCGGTAAGTACTCCCCCGTCTCGGCATTAAATTGAGTCTCATTTGTGCTAATCGCTCATGAACCACGCAGGCCTCATGCCGTTGGCCCTCTGGAGAAAATTGACTGTGTactccatggccaagcacAAGGGTCTTTTGCCGGGACCTATAGAGCCGCCCGAGATTGTCAGTCTGCAGGTCAATAGACTCGTCAATGCACTCGCTGATGTCTTGGACCATTTCGCCAAAGATATCGAGGACGGCGTACCCACGCACCGGGAGGAGCTCGCGAAGCAAATCCGCTGGGCTGTCAAGTTTGGCTACGAGATATTTTCTCACGGGATTGAATATCAGTTTCAATGGCAACCAGAACCTACAAAAGACGGAATCGTTGTTGTTCCAGGCCTGGCCGAACTcgccgatgacgacgccaCGCCGCATGTGAACCCAAAAGTAATGGAGGGCACCCCAGAGATCAGAATACCGCGAAAGGATCCTTGGTGATGCCCTTGGGTGTGAATCGACCAGGCAGACGGACATGACGAGGCGTGGGTTTCTGTCGGGATGAGTCTGCCACGGCAAAGGGACTGATGATTTGCACGGGATGGGTGTAGCTGCCTAGTAGCTGCTGGTCAGGGGCGAAGTAGTGACAGTTGTCATTTGTATAGATTGATCATGTACTTTTCGCTTTGCATCCAAGATTGAGTTGGCATTCAACTGAATGCGTCGAAAAAATGCATCACTTTTTGGCATCATGTGCTGGTCTGCCCCGTCGTGATTCATCTCTGGCTCTTGCTTTGCCATCACTTTGCTGAATTGGTTCATCTTTATAGAAACAATGTGAATATTCAGATATTGCCATCCTTCTCAACTACGATACAGGGCGCAACACAGCATCAACCCGTCTCCGACCCTGTCGGATCTCGTCTCCATGTCTACAGCACAAATGTCGACATGACTACCTTGAAGCCATCCGAAGCTAACGACCCACGACAGCACTCAAGCGCTCAATACCCTCAGCCTCCTTTTCGACCATTTTTTCCCTCTGCCGACGCATGTCAGCCGCCTCTCGACTCGCGGCGTCGGCAGCCATCCGTTCCAAGGAGCCCATCTGAAGTAGCGCCTTGTCATACTTGTCCACCATGTCCGGGAGGTGCTTCTTGAACGTGTTTCCGTCGTAGGACAACCACTTGATTTGTTTGACAAGGCTCTTCAACGGCCTGCCCGGGTCCTTGGCGCAAGACTCGACCCTGGGCTTCACTCGATCCAGTGCCGCTTGAAGCGCGGCAATGGCGCCGTCCACGGCCATTTGCGCGCCGGGGTCGTTGTCCAGGAGCTTCTCATGCTTGGATTGCAAGTCCATCAATGCCTGCACTATCTGGTTGCACTCCTCGAGCGTCGATTCAGCAGGTCCGACGGAGCGACGAGCGAGGCCGCCCAAGGCGCGTAGATGCGCGGCATCCATGAGGTTTCTGCCGGCAACTGAGCCGGACTCTGTACTTTCTGCACCGGCCTTCGTGACCCCGGAGCCCGGGCTTGCCTCGTCGCTTCTCCATGTCCTGGCTTTTCGGGGTGCCGCCGTGTGAGCGCCACTGCCGTGAGGCAATGCCTCCATGTCTCCGGCTGGCGCCCTCTTTGCTGCATTCGCGGATTCTGCTTCCGGATAGAGCGAGAGCATCGTGCTGCCTTGTTTGGAATGTTCCATCATGTTGTCAAAGGATTTTTTCCACAATCGCGACTGCTCGCTGTAGATTGTCGTCAGCACTCGTCGTGACAGCAGGCAAAGCAAGAGACCCCGTGGGACTTACATATTCAGTCCCTGGAATATCACTTCACAGGAACCTGTGAGCGTTTCTAGTCGACTCTGAAGACTGGCAAGCTTTTTCCGGCCGCTGATGGTCCACTGTGTCGAGTTTGCCAGGTACTCGCGCTTGAGCTCATCCAGGTCATTCTGGACGCAGAGACAATTGTCAAGCAACAGGGGTACGTTTTTCGCCAGCTCAAAGTGCATTTCCTGGTCGTTCTGGAGGAGTTCCAGCTGCAAGGTCAGGGACTTTACCGCGTCGCGCACGGCATACAGATCGGGGCACTCATCACGTATCAAAGCCATGACAACCTTGGTGGCCGTCATGATCATTTTGAGGATGCTGCCAAAGGCGGCTGCCGCGCCAAGGACCTCCATTGATCAAGAGTCTTTGCGTGCTGGACGCGATTCTCGGCAACAGGATATAATCAACGTCGCTTGATTCAGCGATGAGATGTGAAGAGGGGAGTTGCAGGAAAACGAGTGGCTTCCGAGCGACCATCGGAGCACCCGAACTATTTATTCCTCGCCTGAGCCGACAGCGAGCATTCGGGACGTGAAACTAGGCGGCAGAGATTATCAAGCACCGACGTGGTTGACGCCATGTCGTCCTCCATCGCATATCATGGTCGCACGCAGAGGCTGAGGTGTACAGACATTCAGCGGTAATTGCTGCCCGTCCATCTCAGCCGACAGCCTGCACGCCACAAAACCAGACAGCAAGAATTTTCACCCATCGCTGCCATTGGCAGCCATGTAGCCGTCTGGCGTATTCCATGCGAGTATGTAGAGGCTGGGAGATGCCGATGCTCAGGGCTATTGGCGACTCCTCTCAGCCGGGGAGCAAACATGTACGCCACGAGACCAGGCAGCGGAGATTTTCATCCACCGCTGCTATTGGAAATCAATTAGTATTCTAGAATGTTATTTATGTACGGCCATATAGAGGCTAGGAGTCGCGTTGCTTTGTAAGAATTTCGTCACCACGTATAGTTGAAGCAGTTGTAAACTTGCCATCTTCCAAAAGTCCTTCCTTAAAGCGCATGTGTAGCTATTATGAGTATGGAAAGGATAAGCAATTATCAGAAGTCTCCTCCCGTCACAAGGCACTGCAGCCAGGGGGCTCCGTGTCAAGGACAAAAATCTGACCTCGTTGCCCAGGAGGTGGACCAGGAACGAAGTTTGCTTCATCGTCGGCCTCTCCGACGTCCGTGACAGGTAGCAGTCTCGCAGCCTTATTCAACATGCTGAAACACGATACCCCCTCGAATCTTCAAGAGATGAGCCTACTGTTATTACCTCCGCGTTGAATTTCCCGTTTGGCGGACCGTGCTCCCTGACAGTCTCTACCTGCTCGTTTCCTTGCAGCAGCGACATGCCTTGTTTCCTGTCCGCTACAACGTATCCTTGCCGGCGTACCGATGAGTCTGAGAGACAAACGAAAAGAAGCCACAGGGGCTGCCGTCTGTGCGCATCTCGTATCTGCGTGGGAAACACACACGGGCGTATTGAAAAATGGCCATGGTATTAGACCTCCAGTTGTGTTGGATACGGGCCAGCACGCCAAATCACCAGTCATCATCACTGCACAGGGTGGTGCAAGCGGAGAGACCATGTCATTGTTGTTTTTTGTGCATCTCCCTCGGACAGTAAGCTACTCACATTTTCCCAGCCTGTCAATGTGTGGGCTTTGTGGTCTTTGAATCAATCGATTCCTCGCATTGATAACAGCACGATAAACTTGCTGCTCACGAATGCCCTTGCTGTAGACACTTCCATCGCCACTGTTCTAGATAACTAGAATGAAAGTATCTCTTGCCGCAGCTCTAGCAGCACACAATCCGCGATTCTGGCTTGGTTTGCATTCCCGGGGGAGGTTTCGGAAAGGGACAAGTGGAAAATACTGGCGTCCTGCAACGTCCGTTGGCCGAATAATCAAACATTATCGAGTGGCACAGGCATATCACCAGCTCACAATAACGTTTGGCCTACCTCTTTTCCACCACACAAGCTTTTCTGCTTTAAGAGTACGCAGGGTTCGTAATATTTTCGTACGCTACTAGATTGCCTGCCGTGTTGCGTGGCGCGGCGGACATGTTATTGATAACCGTCTAGACTGAAATAAATCTATTCCTCGTCATAAAACTGAGCCCCCCGCACATCTTTCTCATTGACCTTCATCTGTATTCGTGTCTCTTCATCGTAACTCGTGCTTGGCTAATTCTTGGGCTCCCTTGCAATCTGCATATCCAACACCTTTTGGAGCTGACCAGGCGGAGCATCTTCCCGCTCCATGACAACCTCAATCATGGACAACCCCCGTGTGTTGTTCACCTCGTCATTCCCAAGTATGGTCTTCAGCTCGGCCCAGGTcttggccgaggccgtgTACGTGTCCTTCGGGGCACCGAAGAAGCTCGGCGCCTCGAGGTATCGCCATCTGGCAACGTCATTATACCCCTGCTTCCTGCCGTGGATGAATCTCTCGATAGAGTATCCATCGTTATTGATCAGCACAATCACAATGTCGAGCCCGTGCTTGATCATGGTTGACATTTCTTGCGCCGTCATTTGAAAGCTTCCATCGCCGATAAACAGGAtcgtcttggcctttttgattCCGTGCCATTTCGAAGACGCAATGAGCTCCTTTTGTGCGAGCGCAGCGCCCTGAGCGGCTGGGAGCATGTACCCGATGGAGAGCCACGTAACGTGGCTGAAAACGCGGCAGTGTTTCTGCATTGGCATCTCGCGGACACCAAATCCAGGCGTGCCGGTCTCTCCCATGACGATGTCTCCGGGTTGAATGAGATTGGCCAGGATCTTCCACACCTTGTCTTGCTTGATGATGTCGTCGCCAGGGGCTGCTGATGGCGCAAGAAGCTCGTACTTGGGTAGCGCGGGAAAAGGGTTGTATGATTTGATCTTTGATACATCGAGTTCCTTGAGCAGACGGGCTAGGACCAGTTTGGCAGACACATCGCGATACAGTTCCGAACCAATCTTGATGCCAGAGGTGGTGAACTCGATAGCCTCTTTGCTTTGCGGGATGCTATTCCACATGTAGGTGTTTGTACCGCTGTAGTGAGGACCAAAACAGAGTGCCAAGTCGCTCTCTTTCACAAAGTCATGAACGGCTTTGGCCCCCCACTGTCCCTGATAGACGCCAACAAAGTTGGACTCTGTCTCGTCCACCAACCCCTTTCCGAAAGGAGAAGTCAAAGTTGGCCATTTCGTTGTCGAAACAAACTGCTGCACGGCGTCGACGATGCGGAGAGGTCTGGATTCACCATCGACGTAAATGATGGGTTGCCTGGCGGCTTCGAGTTTGCTGACGATCTTGGCAAGGACTTCATCTAGGTTGGCAGTAGGTTCCGGCTCCGGGACAAAGATTGGCGTTTGTAGTCTCTCGGCAGAGACAAGGGCGTCCACCATGTCCACCGGGAGCTCAATGTACACGGGACGACAGTGCAACAGACACTTGGCAAGGGCGTCATCAACTTGCTGGGCGCTTGTCAGGGGATCCCAGAGTCGCGTCTGCGCGACGGTAACTTGTGCATGCATTTGCGAGAATCTCCTATACTCGCCATCGTTCAAGGTGTGGTGCATGAGGGTGCGCGCCTCTTGGGTTTGTCGGGCAGGGGTGCCAACGATATGGACGACGGGGGCAAGCTCGGCATAggcgccggcaatggcgttTATTGCAGACAGCTCTCCCACGCCAAAGGTGGTCACGATGGCACCGAGACCCATGATCCTGGAATAGCCGTCGGCGGCATAGGCAGCGTTGAGCTCGTTGGCGTTGCCAACCCAGTTGAGTCCTGCGGGCTCGACGTGGTCCAGCATGGTCAAGTTGAAGTCGCCGGGGACTCCATGGACCGACTCGACGCCCAGTTGGCGCAACCGAGTGAATAGATACTCTGCAAGCTTGACAGGGGCCATGGCAGAGCAGAGAAAACACACGTGGTCGAGCGGTGCTGCAGTCTTGTTTATGCGTCGGCTTGGGAGAGTATTGTCTGGGGTAGATGTGTGGTTGTAAGAGGCAAGATAGACTCGAAATACATGATTGGAGCTTGACTTATAAAGGATCCACCGACCAGCCAGTAGTCTttggggtcaactggtccttgacCGGCTTGCAGCGGGCCTATTTCGGAattttgccgccgcccattGGCCAGGCCGGCCTCGGCAACGATCCACTTCGGCTCTTACAACAGAGCCGGGGAAGTTGGCAAGGGCGTGCATGTCAGTTGTATGCATGTCAAGACATGTCCATTGCATCTTGTCAAAGCAACATGCCGTCCGGTGGTGACATGCTCGGCAATGCGATGCGCACCAGCGACTCCGTTCCTGTACACGAATCTGGAGTTGGTCCTCGCACGTCAGTCCACACTCTGCGCTCTGCGCTCTTGCTGAGGCGGAGCCAGTGCGCCAGCTCGGCCCAACTCAGCTCTTGGCCCGGAGCGGGGTGCGGGTGGGAGCATTGACTGACATAAAACATGACCTATTCACTAGCCCGACGTCGGACAGCATGATTGCGGCCTTGTGCGGCCTCTGGCCGGTATGTAGTGGTCGTGCAGGATTGCTATTCGCCAGAGCAATCCATATGCCGCGTTGTGTGCAGGCATTCTATTTGACTCGGATACAATTAATACACAGCACTGAGTCGTCATGCCCAATGCTCATCACGGCATATATGTGCCTTGTACCACCGCCAAGCCCTTCTGAGTAACTATACCCCAGGTTCAGGAGCCAAAGTTCGTGAACCGGTCCGTACCTTCCCTGAAAGTCCGGTGGTGGGGCAATTCATGTCCGGAGCCACGTGAGCTGGCAGCCCTGTCTTTTCGTCCAATCGGGGAACCATCGCCGGTCTTGGTTGACATTCTCAGACACAAAATGATTGTGCCCATTTTCCCTTTGCACTTGTTCCTTTCGCCTTGTATGCGACCAGCCATCTCACTTGATAACTGACGGTCCCGTTTCCCGACGAATTGCCCGAGCTCCCCCCACACTCGGGCCTGTTCTCATTACAGCCACAACACTGTCTCTTTTCTTGTTGTCTGGCCGAGGTATCGTAGACGGCGTTCGAGAAAGATGGTATTGGCGACGCAAGGCACCAGATTGTACAGGTTCGGCGAAGTTATAGCCGAGGGTTATATCTGACGATCCGTCAATCTCCAAAGTGCCTTCCCTCGCCCTGCGTGTATCTTGGTGCGTCTCCTCGGGAGAATCTGTACTAGTCGCCAGAGGCTTGACAGAATCATCGTGACGTTCGACCTCAAAGGATACCATAAAGTCGGTGCAATTGTTATTATCCCAGAATTCCAGGCCGATTACACGATAGCGAATACAGAACTCCAACCTGTTGCGTCCCAGGCGGCTAAAATCCAATATAGGTATGGAGAAGCCGAATGAGTCTCTGTCTTCGTCCACATCTGGCGATGCGATTGACTTGAGATAGTCGGCAGCTACCTCAGATTGGGTTGTCCAATTGTCTAGGGTAAAGCGGCAAGTAACGTGTTTCTCAAAGGCCAGGTTCTTCACGTTGACAACGCCAACTACTGCCGTTGCATCGCCCAAAAGGCGAACTTCTTCCAGATATACATTGGATTTCGGGCTTCTCCAACTTGCGGAGCATCTCAGGGTTGAGTCACCCCCGCTGGTACTGGGGACAAACACCGATGAGGCATGCTGCAGGGTTGCCGTGAGTCGCTTGCCGGGGAGGCATCTGGTGCTTGGAGGAAGCCCGCTGACAGCCCGAGGCTGGTCAAGCTTGCGAAAAAGCCTGACATCTTCGAGCTCATCTTTGAATCGTACAGCCTTTTTCTTCGCGCCTGTCTTTGCATTGGTCGCACTCGATGCAAGCAAGGGTCGCACTCCGCTGCAAGTAGGCTCGTCAAGTATCGGCTCTCGCCTTGCAGCATAGTTACTGTGGCCACTATGGCCCTATAAATAGTAAGCTTCTAGTCCCATGGCTACTCCTCATGACTGACCTGAGCTGCAATCACCTCCTTCGTATCCAGTGTCAATTGAGAAATAGGATGCGTATATGGCATGTCAGAAAATATGATCTGATGTTGATAATAGCGTTGCCGGCTGATATCATCGGCTAGCAAAGGCAATTGTTGCGAATGATGAACACAGGTGTAAACGGGTTGTATGGAAGAGTGTGTAGGAGCCACGCCCTTTATCTACCACGGACAAAAAGGCAAATGCTGTACTGCCAGCTTCGAAGTCGAGTTTCCCTACATGGGTACTGATAGTACGAGATTTTCAGGAGCATCTATCCTTTTTCTCAGCCCTGATAGTCCCCATCTGCCTAGCTCCGGGGAAACCCGTAGGACTCCCATGTGGATAAATAGGGATCCTGATAGCCTGTGGCGCAGACAACCATGCTGGATTGGTCGCCACCAACGACATGTCACGACATGATCACCCCACCGCCGCCTTGTGTGTTGGTGGCCTGACACCAGACATCCATGTAGAGCCTTCTACAGGGTACTAGACAGCCAATAATCGGAAGATACGGCCTGTGGAAGAAATTATCGTGCCAAGTGCGGTGATCTTGAGTGCTGTAAACGGAAACTCAAAATTATTCCACGCATAAATGGGCCTTCAACTCACCTCCAGTTGGCGAGACACGACAAATCAACAATACATGATGCAATTTACACAGAAACTACCGTACGTACCTTTTGACCAGTCTAGCAACTTGCCCATGGAAAAGCCATACTAACGAGCATCGTAGCAACCatgaataaaaaaaagcttaacCACGCATTGGTCGTGAACAGCAGGCCAACTACTCCTGTCCACGGATCCGCAAAGCAAAGAGCGACTTCAGGCGACGGGTCACGTACGCCTCGTAGTCACGCATACGCAGTAGCCATGAGCCTCACCGAGGGTTGGCAGCCAACGGCGCAAAACGAGGCACACTTCAGCAGGGAGGACGAGAAGCATCGGCTACAGACGGCCCTGTGTAGCATCGTCACAGCGCCAGGGTTTTCTGAGCAGTCCACAGCGACgaggaaataaaaaaagcagACAAAATAGGCGCCGGGCACA harbors:
- the PPP1R3D gene encoding Protein phosphatase 1 regulatory subunit 3D gives rise to the protein MPYTHPISQLTLDTKEVIAAQGHSGHSNYAARREPILDEPTCSGVRPLLASSATNAKTGAKKKAVRFKDELEDVRLFRKLDQPRAVSGLPPSTRCLPGKRLTATLQHASSVFVPSTSGGDSTLRCSASWRSPKSNVYLEEVRLLGDATAVVGVVNVKNLAFEKHVTCRFTLDNWTTQSEVAADYLKSIASPDVDEDRDSFGFSIPILDFSRLGRNRLEFCIRYRVIGLEFWDNNNCTDFMVSFEVERHDDSVKPLATSTDSPEETHQDTRRAREGTLEIDGSSDITLGYNFAEPVQSGALRRQYHLSRTPSTIPRPDNKKRDSVVAVMRTGPSVGGARAIRRETGPSVIK
- the pdcA_1 gene encoding Pyruvate decarboxylase, whose amino-acid sequence is MAPVKLAEYLFTRLRQLGVESVHGVPGDFNLTMLDHVEPAGLNWVGNANELNAAYAADGYSRIMGLGAIVTTFGVGELSAINAIAGAYAELAPVVHIVGTPARQTQEARTLMHHTLNDGEYRRFSQMHAQVTVAQTRLWDPLTSAQQVDDALAKCLLHCRPVYIELPVDMVDALVSAERLQTPIFVPEPEPTANLDEVLAKIVSKLEAARQPIIYVDGESRPLRIVDAVQQFVSTTKWPTLTSPFGKGLVDETESNFVGVYQGQWGAKAVHDFVKESDLALCFGPHYSGTNTYMWNSIPQSKEAIEFTTSGIKIGSELYRDVSAKLVLARLLKELDVSKIKSYNPFPALPKYELLAPSAAPGDDIIKQDKVWKILANLIQPGDIVMGETGTPGFGVREMPMQKHCRVFSHVTWLSIGYMLPAAQGAALAQKELIASSKWHGIKKAKTILFIGDGSFQMTAQEMSTMIKHGLDIVIVLINNDGYSIERFIHGRKQGYNDVARWRYLEAPSFFGAPKDTYTASAKTWAELKTILGNDEVNNTRGLSMIEVVMEREDAPPGQLQKVLDMQIAREPKN